GGTGTTTGCAGACTTCAGCGGGTATCGGTGGGTCAACATGGGCTCGGTCTGGATGCGGCCCGACTCTATCAGGCGAAGGGCGGTCTCGTAGTCGGCGCGGCGGGAGTCGGTAGAGCCTGTGACGACGAGTTCGTTGTAGTGGATGAGGTTCGCTTCCACCTCGGACCAGCCCGG
This window of the Acidobacteriota bacterium genome carries:
- a CDS encoding threonine dehydrogenase, with the protein product PGWSEVEANLIHYNELVVTGSTDSRRADYETALRLIESGRIQTEPMLTHRYPLKSANTALQTAAAGEGIKVAVLP